In the genome of Megalops cyprinoides isolate fMegCyp1 chromosome 7, fMegCyp1.pri, whole genome shotgun sequence, one region contains:
- the LOC118781238 gene encoding protein BTG2-like — translation MNHGYNTKTEMVPEVAAAAGFVSSLLRTRGFLSEQQLQIFSDCLQQALSEHYKHHWFPDRPQKGSGYRCIRINHEMDPIISKVARRIGLNGQQLYQLLPRELTLWVDPYEVSYRIGEDGSICVLYEAEVPKANTVPGSSSHSSLHCKNHFLMGRTSPPKNYLMTVSS, via the exons ATGAACCACGGCTACAACACCAAAACTGAGATGGTCCCGGAGGTAGCAGCGGCAGCAGGCTTTGTGTCCAGTCTGTTGAGAACAAGAGGTTTCCTCAGTGAACAGCAACTGCAGATATTCAGCGACTGCCTACAACAAGCACTTTCAG AACACTACAAACACCACTGGTTCCCAGACAGGCCACAGAAAGGCTCCGGCTACCGTTGTATCCGCATAAACCACGAAATGGACCCAATCATCAGCAAGGTCGCCAGGCGCATCGGCCTTAACGGCCAGCAGCTATATCAGCTCTTGCCAAGGGAGCTGACCCTCTGGGTTGACCCTTACGAGGTGTCCTATCGCATCGGCGAGGATGGCTCCATATGCGTGCTGTACGAGGCCGAGGTCCCCAAGGCAAACACCGTCcccggcagcagcagccactCCTCTCTGCACTGCAAGAATCACTTTCTGATGGGCCGCACAAGCCCACCCAAGAACTACCTTATGACCGTCTCAAGTTAA